A region of Anopheles merus strain MAF chromosome 2R, AmerM5.1, whole genome shotgun sequence DNA encodes the following proteins:
- the LOC121589261 gene encoding endoplasmic reticulum metallopeptidase 1-like, whose protein sequence is MFQPTGQSSKQKHPKVKVLDPDIDYSKAKSVHSISSWWGIGGIFIVLVVGNITNYTNSHLPDGLRNAHLTHFPAAFIAERAWKDLKILNDFGPKPTGTYTNEVLAVDFLNREISYIDQLKNRNQQLVVQNQIVSGGYVGVYMNKSAANVYRNVQNVVVKLVGRSESTSRHALLLNCHFDSVAGSPGASDDSGSCAVMLEVLRVLSRQSDVNRYSIIFLFNGAEETPLQASHGFITKHPWAADVRAFINLESAGSGGKEMLFQSGPKHPWLIEAYARAVPHPYAQAAAEEIFQSGVIPSDTDFRVFRDVGRIPGMDFAHTANGYRYHTRYDSIDYIPLPVLQRTGDNILALTRAIANGDELGSTERYAQGYMVFYDFLGLFFVSYSADVGLMINLSVVLLSIIIPFLSLARSTSGTHGRQIRSETMTGFLATFLGAGASGVLCFFIGLQLDAIGRSMSWYSSTNLILGVYCCPALLCQCVVHLLCNRLFGSKTTPLSLALKVQARLNGVNLFWGMITLGITFTGYRLAYIFMVLILCSLCSSTLISMLGLQNTVHKWLLLHMLFQIVALAWSTQFYHILMNMFVPITGRIGSSINPDVIVGTLATFATLFSCSYLTPLLFLLKKTDKLIGELVAITLIALVLATSTHVGFPYRDDAVKAPAVQRHYITHTVRKFYDHNGGERYTDAGFLLQELDRNAKKTIEGIAMPDVVTPMREIPACDKELFCAIPFYSIWHQVLFENYWLPGPAPVVRQAVTVSLREKEQLSEHEHRLHLVLKGSFQCSLIIGPKAGSTLKRWSLLSEIPTPIEFNGQRGHFALLTAGVESEPMNITLDVRHELKKYDGPLVDLLVTTTHWEYHKEHTPVFNRLLARVPGWAHVVPSVAAVNSYTF, encoded by the exons ATGTTTCAG CCTACCGGTCAATCGTCCAAACAAAAGCACCCGAAAGTGAAGGTGCTCGATCCGGATATAG ATTACTCGAAGGCGAAGAGCGTCCACAGCATATCGTCCTGGTGGGGCATCGGCGGCATCTTTATCGTGCTGGTCGTGGGCAACATCACCAACTACACCAACTCGCACCTGCCGGACGGGTTGCGGAATGCGCACCTAACCCACTTCCCGGCCGCGTTCATTGCCGAGCGGGCCTGGAAGGATCTGAAGATACTGAACGATTTCGGCCCCAAGCCGACCGGCACCTACACGAACGAGGTGCTGGCGGTGGACTTTCTCAATCGCGAAATTTCCTACATCGATCAGCTGAAGAACCGCAACCAGCAGCTGGTGGTGCAGAACCAGATCGTGTCGGGCGGGTACGTGGGCGTGTACATGAACAAGTCGGCCGCCAACGTGTACCGTAATGTGCAGAACGTGGTGGTGAAGCTGGTGGGCCGCAGCGAGTCGACCAGCCGGCACGCGCTGCTGCTCAACTGTCACTTCGATTCGGTCGCGGGCTCGCCGGGTGCGAGCGACGATTCGGGCAGCTGCGCCGTGATGCTGGAGGTGCTGCGCGTCCTGTCCCGCCAGTCGGACGTGAACCGGTACTCGATCATCTTTCTGTTTAACGGGGCCGAGGAAACGCCCCTGCAGGCGTCGCACGGATTCATCACCAAGCACCCGTGGGCGGCGGATGTGCGCGCGTTCATTAACCTCGAGTCGGCCGGGTCCGGCGGGAAGGAAATGCTGTTCCAGAGCGGCCCAAAGCACCCGTGGCTGATCGAGGCGTACGCGCGGGCCGTCCCGCACCCGTACGCGCAGGCGGCGGCGGAGGAAATCTTTCAGTCGGGCGTCATCCCGTCCGACACGGACTTTCGCGTGTTTCGGGACGTCGGGCGCATCCCCGGAATGGACTTTGCGCACACGGCGAACGGGTACCGGTACCACACGCGGTACGACTCGATCGACTACATTCCGCTGCCGGTGCTGCAGCGCACCGGGGACAACATACTGGCGCTGACGCGTGCGATCGCTAACGGGGACGAGCTGGGCAGCACGGAACGGTACGCGCAGGGGTACATGGTGTTCTACGACTTTCTGGGGCTGTTCTTTGTGTCCTATTCGGCGGACGTGGGGTTGATGATCAATCTGTCCGTGGTGCTGCTTTCGATCATTATACCGTTCCTGTCGCTGGCCCGCTCCACGAGTGGGACGCACGGCAGGCAGATCCGGTCGGAGACGATGACCGGGTTTCTGGCCACATTTCTCGGTGCCGGTGCGAGCGGCGTGCTGTGCTTCTTCATCGGACTGCAGCTGGATGCAATCGGCCGTTCGATGTCGTGGTATTCGTCCACGAATCTCATACTCGGCGTTTACTGCTGTCCGGCATTGCTGTGCCAGTGCGTTGTGCATTTGCTGTGCAATCGTTTGTTCGGAAGCAAAACG ACCCCGCTAAGCCTCGCTCTGAAGGTACAGGCACGGCTGAACGGTGTGAACCTGTTCTGGGGCATGATCACGCTCGGCATCACCTTTACAGGCTACCGGTTGGCGTACATCTTCATGGTGCTGATCCTGTGTTCGCTCTGCTCCAGCACGCTCATCTCAATGCTCGGCCTGCAGAACACGGTGCACAAGTGGTTGCTCCTGCACATGCTCTTCCAAATCGTTGCCCTCGCCTGGAGCACCCAGTTCTACCACATCCTGATGAACATGTTCGTCCCGATCACCGGGCGCATCGGTTCGTCCATCAATCCGGACGTGATCGTGGGCACGCTGGCCACGTTCGCGACGCTGTTCAGCTGCAGCTACCTGACCCCGCTGCTGTTTCTGCTGAAAAAAACCGACAAGCTGATCGGGGAGCTGGTGGCCATCACGCTGATCGCTCTGGTACTGGCGACGTCCACGCACGTCGGCTTCCCTTACCGCGACGATGCGGTCAAAGCGCCGGCCGTACAGCGGCACTACATTACCCACACGGTGCGCAAGTTTTACGACCACAACGGCGGCGAACGGTACACCGATGCGGGCTTCCTGCTGCAGGAGCTCGATCGCAATGCGAAGAAAACGATCGAGGGCATCGCGATGCCGGACGTGGTGACGCCGATGCGCGAAATTCCGGCCTGCGACAAGGAGCTGTTCTGTGCGATACCGTTTTACTCGATCTGGCATCAGGTTTTGTTTGA AAACTATTGGCTCCCAGGACCGGCACCGGTCGTGCGGCAGGCAGTGACCGTTTCGCTCAGGGAAAAGGAGCAGCTGAGCGAGCACGAGCATCGGTTGCATCTGGTGCTGAAGGGTAGCTTTCAATGCTCACTGATCATCGGACCGAAGGCGGGCTCGACCTTGAAGCGCTGGAGTTTGTTAAGTGAAATCCCGACCCCGATCGAGTTCAACGGGCAGCGGGGACACTTCGCGCTGCTGACGGCGGGTGTCGAGAGCGAACCGATGAACATCACACTGGACGTACGC CACGAGCTGAAGAAATATGACGGACCGCTGGTCGATCTGCTCGTCACGACGACACACTGGGAGTACCACAAGGAGCACACGCCCGTGTTCAATCGCCTTCTGGCGCGTGTCCCCGGCTGGGCGCATGTCGTTCCCTCCGTGGCTGCCGTCAATAGTTACACTTTCTAA